A single window of Candidatus Zixiibacteriota bacterium DNA harbors:
- a CDS encoding tripartite tricarboxylate transporter permease: protein MLEAFVIGFWKVVAWPAFGYLLIGIAIGFFVGLLPGLGGLATLALMLPFSYTIKTPIEAFAFLLGMLAVTGTTGDLTSILFGIPGEGSSAALIMDGYPMSKNGEAGRALGAAIMSSVIGAIVGALSLAISIPIMRPLVLLFGSPELFIIAIMGITFIGTLAGASLIKGLLAGGIGLMLAAIGVDPQTGSLRYTFGTLYLWDRLDLIPVVVGLFAIPEIVDLAVRGTSIASNKQEKLTGVMEGVKDTFRHFWLVIRCSLIGVYFGVLPVLGANVAQWISYAHAVQSLKDKSRAGKGCVEGVLGPGAANNSTRGGDLIPTVAFGIPGSGAMALLLGALLIVGLNPGPEMLKSHLDVTFAMVWVLIIANIIVAAICFLILNHLAALTFIRGSLLIPFLLFLVFIGSFTANNSLEDIIVTLIFGVVGYFMVMFGWPRPPLILGLTLGKIAENYLWISTAAYGAKWLAFPSVVILILITIFTVAYPTIKERMGRARYERPEDVM, encoded by the coding sequence ATGCTCGAGGCGTTCGTTATCGGCTTCTGGAAAGTGGTGGCCTGGCCGGCTTTCGGCTACCTGCTGATCGGGATCGCCATCGGGTTTTTCGTCGGACTGCTTCCCGGTCTCGGCGGCCTCGCCACGCTCGCCCTCATGCTCCCCTTTTCCTACACGATCAAGACGCCGATCGAAGCGTTCGCTTTCCTGCTGGGCATGCTCGCGGTCACGGGGACCACGGGCGACCTCACATCCATTCTCTTCGGAATCCCCGGCGAGGGCTCCTCGGCGGCGCTCATCATGGACGGCTATCCCATGTCGAAAAACGGCGAGGCCGGGCGCGCGCTCGGTGCGGCCATCATGAGCTCCGTGATCGGCGCAATCGTGGGCGCCCTCTCGCTGGCGATCTCGATCCCTATCATGCGGCCGCTGGTCCTGCTGTTCGGTTCCCCCGAGCTCTTCATCATCGCCATCATGGGCATCACTTTCATCGGCACGCTCGCCGGAGCCTCGCTGATCAAGGGGCTGCTCGCCGGAGGCATCGGCCTGATGCTGGCCGCCATCGGAGTCGACCCGCAAACCGGCTCGCTGCGCTATACCTTCGGCACCCTCTACCTCTGGGACCGCCTCGACCTGATTCCGGTGGTCGTCGGACTGTTCGCGATCCCCGAGATCGTGGATCTCGCCGTTCGAGGAACCAGCATCGCCAGCAACAAGCAGGAAAAGCTGACCGGCGTGATGGAAGGCGTCAAGGACACCTTCCGCCATTTCTGGCTCGTGATCCGCTGCAGCTTGATCGGCGTCTACTTCGGGGTGCTGCCGGTGCTGGGCGCCAACGTCGCCCAGTGGATCTCCTACGCTCACGCGGTGCAAAGCCTCAAGGACAAGTCGCGGGCCGGAAAGGGCTGCGTCGAGGGCGTCCTTGGCCCCGGGGCGGCCAACAACTCCACCCGCGGCGGCGACCTCATTCCGACCGTCGCTTTCGGCATTCCCGGCAGCGGCGCGATGGCGCTTCTGCTGGGCGCCCTGTTGATCGTCGGACTGAATCCCGGCCCCGAGATGCTCAAGAGCCACCTCGACGTCACCTTCGCGATGGTCTGGGTGCTCATCATCGCCAACATCATCGTGGCCGCGATCTGTTTCCTGATCCTGAACCACCTCGCCGCGCTCACTTTCATCCGCGGCTCGCTTTTGATCCCTTTCCTGCTTTTTCTCGTCTTCATCGGCTCGTTCACCGCGAACAACTCGCTCGAGGACATCATCGTGACGCTGATCTTCGGCGTCGTGGGCTACTTCATGGTGATGTTCGGCTGGCCGCGGCCGCCGCTGATCCTCGGCCTGACGCTGGGCAAGATCGCGGAGAACTACCTCTGGATCTCGACCGCGGCCTACGGCGCGAAGTGGCTCGCGTTCCCCAGCGTCGTGATCCTGATCCTGATCACGATCTTCACGGTCGCCTACCCCACGATCAAGGAACGCATGGGCCGCGCCCGCTACGAGCGTCCGGAAGACGTAATGTAA
- a CDS encoding amidohydrolase family protein, translating to MAHDLVIRDGTVVDGTGGPAFEADIAIDGENITAIGKNLGKGAKEIDARGKVVAPGFIDAHTHMDAFVVQYPHGNPVVNYGVTTIVIGDCGASCAPVPPRPEPRQVLVQYLRRVLDKYVDDKDWKWSTFPDYLNYLEGNVAVNVAALMPHSPVRLTVMGEAAYAREATAEELETMKRMVREGMEAGAVGFSTSPRGGPAIHAGTPSTFATHDEIVELANVAGEFNGCFQFNGFGMILKPETGVPAMLERIRATQIGNEFRIRPGEKEDGPKAIRYMAEAQKRGQNIYGVVIPYQHIRRFTVRDCFILNGLPAWEAIKGAPDLGAQLRQSDIRRRLEQERTAGAGKPEFPEWHGWERVVFERLEKPELKKLELKNVVEIARLTEKPPVDAFFDTWLEDDLRSRCVYYGLANAHMELLADMIKSHTSLIGTDVGAHLDRFFWHGAPAKVLGYWRREKNLFNLEQAVHKLTGFPAERLRLNRGLLKPAMPADVTVFDADRIDDLVSERLPEMVDAQEVKRHPPGIKAVVVNGQVVVEDGCSRDVFPGRVRRQQICRPH from the coding sequence ATGGCTCACGACCTCGTGATACGCGACGGCACCGTCGTCGACGGCACCGGCGGCCCCGCCTTCGAAGCCGACATCGCCATCGACGGCGAGAACATCACCGCGATCGGCAAGAACCTCGGCAAGGGAGCGAAGGAAATCGACGCGCGCGGAAAGGTGGTGGCGCCCGGCTTCATCGACGCCCACACGCACATGGACGCCTTCGTCGTCCAGTATCCGCACGGCAACCCGGTGGTCAACTACGGCGTCACGACCATCGTCATCGGCGACTGCGGCGCCTCGTGCGCTCCGGTCCCTCCCCGACCGGAGCCGCGCCAGGTCCTCGTCCAGTATCTCCGCAGAGTGCTGGACAAATACGTCGACGACAAGGACTGGAAGTGGAGCACGTTTCCGGACTACCTGAACTATCTCGAGGGCAACGTCGCGGTGAACGTCGCCGCGCTGATGCCCCACTCTCCCGTTCGCCTCACGGTCATGGGCGAAGCGGCCTACGCGCGCGAGGCGACCGCGGAGGAGCTCGAAACGATGAAGCGGATGGTGCGCGAAGGCATGGAAGCCGGCGCGGTCGGCTTTTCGACGAGCCCCCGGGGCGGACCGGCGATCCATGCCGGCACGCCCAGCACGTTCGCGACGCACGACGAGATCGTCGAGCTGGCGAACGTCGCCGGCGAGTTCAACGGCTGCTTCCAGTTCAACGGCTTCGGCATGATCCTCAAGCCCGAGACCGGCGTCCCGGCGATGCTCGAGCGGATTCGCGCGACGCAGATCGGCAACGAGTTCCGCATCCGCCCCGGCGAGAAGGAGGACGGCCCGAAGGCGATCCGCTACATGGCGGAGGCGCAAAAACGCGGGCAGAACATCTACGGCGTCGTCATTCCCTATCAGCACATCCGGCGCTTCACCGTCAGGGACTGCTTCATCCTGAACGGTCTTCCGGCCTGGGAAGCGATCAAGGGCGCGCCCGATCTCGGCGCGCAGCTTCGGCAGAGCGACATCCGGCGGCGGCTCGAGCAGGAGCGAACGGCCGGCGCCGGCAAGCCCGAATTCCCCGAATGGCACGGATGGGAGCGGGTGGTCTTCGAGCGCCTCGAGAAGCCCGAGCTGAAAAAGCTCGAGCTCAAGAACGTCGTCGAGATCGCCCGGCTCACCGAGAAGCCCCCGGTGGACGCCTTTTTCGACACGTGGCTCGAGGACGACCTGCGCTCGCGCTGCGTGTACTACGGGCTCGCCAACGCGCACATGGAGCTGCTCGCCGACATGATCAAATCCCACACCAGCCTCATCGGCACCGATGTCGGAGCGCATCTCGACCGTTTCTTCTGGCACGGCGCGCCCGCCAAGGTTCTGGGCTACTGGCGCCGCGAGAAAAACCTTTTCAACCTCGAGCAGGCCGTGCACAAGCTCACCGGGTTTCCGGCCGAGAGGCTGCGCCTGAACCGCGGGCTGCTCAAGCCGGCGATGCCGGCCGATGTCACGGTCTTCGACGCCGATCGGATCGACGACCTGGTGAGCGAGAGGCTGCCCGAAATGGTCGATGCCCAGGAAGTGAAGAGACACCCGCCGGGGATCAAGGCCGTGGTGGTCAACGGCCAGGTGGTCGTCGAGGACGGCTGTTCCCGCGACGTCTTCCCCGGACGCGTGCGGCGCCAGCAGATCTGCCGGCCGCATTAA
- a CDS encoding amidohydrolase family protein, producing the protein MNPCAIDIHHHYVPESLLEEARRHGRTMGVELKEVDGEKSLSFAGGPPFVLHPELPAVEKRLEMMQNSRLAMAALEAHTATLGYRLSGEQGETWCRVYNEGIKDLVARHPDRFVGMASVPLQDPARAARVLEDAIRDLKLRGGYIGTNVNGTYYGSTDFDPFWAKAQELDALIVMHPEDVAGSERMGPYGLKLICGNPADSALSLCFMTYSGVFDRFPGLKLCVLHGGGFFPYHLGRFDQGWQVRSGPRAPAARKPPSGYLGNIYYDNMLYRVDTIDYLRRLAGADHIMVGTDYPYSLGDWKAVEKVEALDCPDAEKQLMLEGNARRLLKL; encoded by the coding sequence ATGAATCCATGTGCGATCGATATCCATCACCACTACGTGCCTGAAAGCCTGCTGGAGGAAGCCAGGCGCCACGGCCGAACCATGGGCGTCGAGCTCAAGGAAGTCGACGGCGAGAAATCGCTTTCGTTCGCGGGCGGACCGCCTTTCGTGCTCCACCCCGAGCTTCCGGCCGTCGAGAAGCGACTCGAGATGATGCAGAATTCCAGGCTGGCGATGGCCGCGCTCGAAGCCCACACCGCGACCCTCGGCTACCGCCTGAGCGGCGAGCAGGGAGAGACCTGGTGCCGGGTCTACAACGAGGGGATCAAGGATCTGGTGGCGCGCCATCCCGACCGTTTCGTCGGCATGGCTTCCGTGCCGCTGCAGGACCCGGCGCGCGCCGCCAGGGTGCTCGAGGACGCGATTCGCGATCTCAAGCTGCGCGGAGGCTATATCGGCACCAACGTGAACGGCACCTACTACGGCAGCACCGACTTCGACCCTTTCTGGGCCAAGGCGCAGGAGCTGGACGCTCTGATCGTCATGCACCCCGAGGACGTCGCGGGCTCGGAGCGGATGGGTCCCTACGGGCTGAAGCTCATCTGCGGCAATCCCGCCGACAGCGCTCTCTCGCTCTGCTTCATGACCTACAGCGGGGTCTTCGACCGCTTTCCCGGCCTGAAGCTATGCGTGCTCCACGGCGGCGGATTTTTCCCCTACCACCTCGGCCGTTTCGACCAGGGATGGCAGGTCCGTTCGGGGCCGCGTGCACCCGCGGCCAGGAAGCCGCCGAGCGGCTACCTCGGAAACATCTACTACGACAACATGCTCTATCGCGTCGACACGATCGACTATCTGCGGCGACTGGCCGGCGCCGACCACATCATGGTGGGGACCGACTACCCTTACTCCCTCGGAGACTGGAAAGCGGTCGAGAAGGTCGAAGCGCTCGACTGTCCCGACGCCGAAAAGCAGCTCATGCTGGAAGGAAACGCGAGGCGACTGCTGAAATTGTAG
- a CDS encoding class I SAM-dependent methyltransferase, with product MNLPCFRRVRLPAVLLTLALGCAFAQAQPAREEFQPQVGQAGKDVIWVPTPQALVEKMLDMARVTPNDVVMDLGSGDGRTVISAAKRGARAIGVEYNPDMVELSKRNAAREGVSDRASFVRQDLFQTDLSQATVITMFLLPDINLKLRPKILDLKPGTRVVSNSFTMGEWVADEEATVKDDCASYCTALLWIVPAKVEGTWRLPQGDLTLKQSFQMISGTLKTGKGSVPVKGRLNGDQITFTAGGAQYVGRVGGNVIEGTARSGGSDSRFRATR from the coding sequence ATGAATCTTCCCTGTTTCCGTCGCGTCCGGCTTCCCGCGGTTCTTCTGACGCTCGCGCTCGGTTGCGCCTTTGCGCAGGCTCAGCCGGCGCGAGAGGAGTTCCAGCCGCAGGTCGGCCAGGCGGGCAAGGACGTCATCTGGGTGCCGACGCCGCAGGCGCTGGTCGAGAAGATGCTGGACATGGCCAGGGTGACGCCCAACGACGTGGTGATGGACCTCGGGTCCGGCGACGGCCGGACCGTGATCAGCGCGGCCAAGCGCGGCGCCAGGGCGATCGGCGTCGAGTACAATCCCGACATGGTCGAGCTGTCGAAGCGCAACGCCGCGCGGGAGGGCGTGAGCGATCGCGCGAGCTTCGTCAGGCAGGACCTGTTCCAGACCGACTTGTCGCAGGCGACGGTGATCACGATGTTCCTGCTTCCGGACATCAACCTGAAATTGCGTCCCAAGATCCTCGACCTGAAACCCGGCACGCGAGTCGTTTCCAACTCCTTCACGATGGGAGAGTGGGTGGCGGACGAGGAGGCGACCGTCAAGGACGACTGCGCGTCCTACTGCACCGCGCTCCTCTGGATCGTGCCCGCGAAGGTCGAGGGCACGTGGCGGCTGCCGCAGGGGGATCTGACCCTGAAGCAGAGCTTCCAGATGATTTCCGGAACGCTGAAGACCGGGAAAGGCAGCGTGCCGGTCAAGGGCCGGCTGAACGGCGATCAGATCACGTTCACGGCCGGAGGCGCGCAGTACGTGGGCCGGGTAGGCGGTAACGTCATCGAGGGAACGGCGCGCTCGGGCGGCAGCGACAGCCGCTTCCGCGCCACGCGCTAG
- the mnhG gene encoding monovalent cation/H(+) antiporter subunit G, with protein sequence MSDWLEGALLIVGAVFLLAASIGVTRMPDLFTRMQCATKASTLGIGCILLSVALSMEDLGLAIRAILTIFFFLLTAPVAAHMIARAAYFVGVPLWEKTLVDELRGHYDPQTHRLAGGGDAESTAGGGKRVPGP encoded by the coding sequence ATGAGTGATTGGCTGGAAGGGGCGCTCCTGATCGTCGGGGCCGTTTTTCTGCTCGCCGCCTCGATCGGCGTGACGCGAATGCCCGATCTCTTCACCCGAATGCAATGCGCCACGAAAGCGTCGACCCTGGGAATCGGCTGCATTCTGCTGTCGGTGGCGCTTTCGATGGAGGATCTCGGATTGGCGATTCGCGCGATCCTGACGATTTTCTTTTTTCTCCTGACCGCGCCCGTCGCCGCTCACATGATCGCGAGGGCTGCATACTTCGTCGGGGTGCCGCTCTGGGAGAAAACGCTGGTCGATGAGCTGCGCGGCCATTACGACCCGCAGACGCATCGGCTGGCGGGTGGCGGGGACGCCGAAAGCACGGCGGGCGGCGGAAAACGCGTTCCGGGCCCCTGA
- a CDS encoding cation:proton antiporter — MTSVVPSAVFEPADAGLAVLTAALALGFLRLVRGPSLPDRVVALDLITVIAAAILAVETLATRRAVFLDAAIVLALISFLGTVAFARYLERRGRDE, encoded by the coding sequence ATGACCTCGGTCGTCCCCAGTGCGGTTTTCGAGCCGGCCGACGCAGGACTGGCGGTTCTGACGGCGGCGCTGGCGTTGGGGTTCCTCCGTCTGGTGCGGGGCCCCAGCCTTCCCGACCGCGTGGTCGCGCTCGATTTGATCACGGTCATCGCGGCGGCGATCCTGGCGGTGGAGACCCTGGCCACGCGGCGTGCGGTGTTTCTCGACGCCGCGATCGTGCTGGCGTTGATTTCGTTTTTAGGAACGGTGGCCTTCGCCCGCTACCTGGAACGTAGGGGGCGCGATGAGTGA
- a CDS encoding Na+/H+ antiporter subunit E: MTAFLWNILLALAWAAMTENYRPAGLIAGFALGFFILYFARRIVGRPDYLIKTRQSIGLFLFTVWELILANLRVAYDVLTPRYFMRPGVVAVPLDARTDAEITLLANLITLTPGTLSLDVSSDRRVLYVHVMYIDDDIDAVRRKIKDGFEKRVLEVLGP; this comes from the coding sequence GTGACCGCTTTTCTCTGGAACATTCTTCTCGCGCTCGCCTGGGCGGCGATGACTGAAAATTACCGGCCGGCAGGGCTGATCGCCGGCTTCGCGCTCGGGTTTTTCATCCTGTACTTCGCGCGGCGGATCGTGGGCAGACCCGACTACCTGATCAAGACGCGGCAAAGCATCGGGTTGTTCCTGTTCACGGTATGGGAGCTGATCCTTGCCAACTTGCGGGTCGCCTACGATGTGTTGACGCCGAGATACTTCATGCGTCCAGGAGTGGTCGCCGTCCCGCTCGACGCGCGCACCGACGCGGAAATCACGCTTCTCGCCAACCTCATTACGTTGACTCCCGGGACTCTGAGCCTGGACGTATCGAGCGATCGGCGGGTATTGTACGTCCACGTCATGTACATCGACGACGACATCGACGCGGTGCGACGAAAGATCAAGGACGGCTTCGAAAAAAGGGTGTTGGAGGTGTTAGGACCATGA